A single genomic interval of Arachis duranensis cultivar V14167 chromosome 7, aradu.V14167.gnm2.J7QH, whole genome shotgun sequence harbors:
- the LOC127740614 gene encoding NAD(P)H-quinone oxidoreductase subunit 1, chloroplastic yields MIIDTTEVQDINSFFRLESLKEVYGILWVFAPIFTLVLGITISVLAIVWLEREISAGIQQRIGPEYAGPLGVLQALADGTKLLFKESLIPSRGDTRLFSIGPSISVISIIISYSVIPFGYNFVLSDLNIGVFLWISISSIAPIGLLMSGYGSNNKYSFLGGLRAAAQSISYEIPLTLCVLSISLRAIR; encoded by the coding sequence ATGATTATTGATACAACAGAAGTACAAGATATCAATTCTTTTTTCAGATTGGAATCTTTAAAGGAGGTCTATGGAATTCTATGGGTATTTGCCCCTATCTTTACTCTTGTATTGGGAATCACCATAAGTGTACTAGCAATTGTATGGTTAGAAAGAGAAATATCCGCAGGTATACAACAGCGGATTGGACCTGAATACGCGGGTCCTTTGGGAGTTCTTCAAGCTCTAGCAGATGGAACAAAACTACTTTTCAAAGAGAGTCTTATTCCATCTAGGGGAGATACTCGTTTATTCAGTATCGGACCATCCATATCAGTTATATCCATTATAATAAGCTATTCGGTAATTCCTTTTggatataattttgttttatccgaTCTCAATATCGGTGTTTTTTTATGGATTTCTATTTCGAGTATTGCTCCGATTGGACTTCTTATGTCAGGATATGGATCAAATAACAAATATTCCTTTTTGGGTGGTCTACGAGCAGCTGCTCAATCGATTAGTTATGAAATACCATTAACTCTATGTGTGTTATCAATATCTCTACGTGCGATTCGTTGA